Proteins from a single region of Mycobacteriales bacterium:
- a CDS encoding biotin transporter BioY has protein sequence MTDAAVPHRPLVLADLLPGTRLRDVALVAAGAAFTGLAAQVSVRIPGTPVPVTGQTLAVLLVGAAFGTWRAFASTLLYLAAGAAGLPWYAAHRSGWGGPTFGYVLGFVVAATVVGALAARGGDRTPARTVATMALGTLLVYAVGVPWLAASLHVGLGRALALGARPFLVGDAVKVLLAAGLLPAAWRLTRAG, from the coding sequence TTGACCGACGCCGCCGTGCCGCACCGCCCGCTCGTGCTCGCCGACCTGCTGCCCGGAACGCGGCTGCGCGACGTGGCGCTGGTCGCCGCCGGGGCGGCGTTCACCGGGCTCGCCGCCCAGGTGTCGGTACGCATCCCCGGCACGCCCGTGCCGGTCACCGGCCAGACGCTCGCGGTGCTGCTGGTGGGGGCGGCGTTCGGGACGTGGCGGGCGTTCGCGAGCACGCTGCTCTACCTCGCCGCCGGCGCGGCCGGCCTGCCGTGGTACGCCGCCCACCGGTCCGGCTGGGGCGGGCCGACGTTCGGCTACGTGCTCGGCTTCGTCGTCGCGGCCACCGTCGTCGGCGCGCTGGCCGCGCGCGGCGGCGACCGCACGCCCGCCCGCACGGTCGCGACGATGGCGCTCGGCACGCTGCTCGTCTACGCGGTGGGTGTGCCGTGGCTGGCGGCTTCGTTGCACGTCGGTCTCGGCCGGGCGCTGGCGCTGGGGGCGCGGCCGTTCCTCGTGGGCGACGCGGTGAAGGTGCTGCTCGCGGCGGGGCTGCTGCCGGCGGCGTGGCGGCTCACGCGCGCCGGGTGA
- a CDS encoding hemolysin family protein: MSDVPLLAVAFALVVVAGAFAMVETAISRTSRVRADGLLREGRRGAERLAIVATDTPRYLNVVLLLRMAAELTAVTIVADLIIVARGGPGRWSIVIAASLMTVVSYVLVGVAPRTLGAQHADTIALRCAGAVIGLTRVLGPLPKLLILVGNAVTPGRGFPSGPFANEAELRDLVDLAEERQVIEEGERVMIHSVIELGDTLVREVMVPRPDIVFIERGKTVRQALSLALRSGFSRIPVIGDSADDVLGVAYLKDLVRRSQEGKDEAKVEECARAATFVPDSKPVDELLREMQAGQIHIAVVIDEYGGTAGIVTIEDILEEIVGEIADEYDREVPPVERVSDDCVRVTARLPIDEVNELFDVTLEFEDVETVGGLLAAELGRVPIPGATVTLEGLTFVAESAKGRRNRIGTVLITRRA, translated from the coding sequence ATGTCTGACGTCCCGCTGCTCGCCGTCGCGTTCGCGCTGGTCGTCGTCGCGGGCGCGTTCGCGATGGTCGAGACGGCGATCTCGCGCACGTCGCGGGTCCGCGCCGACGGGCTGCTCCGCGAGGGCCGCCGCGGCGCCGAGCGCCTCGCCATCGTCGCCACCGACACCCCGCGCTACCTCAACGTCGTGCTGCTGCTGCGCATGGCCGCCGAGCTGACCGCCGTGACGATCGTCGCCGACCTCATCATCGTGGCCCGCGGCGGCCCGGGCCGGTGGTCCATCGTCATCGCGGCGTCGTTGATGACCGTCGTGTCGTACGTGCTCGTCGGCGTCGCGCCGCGCACGCTCGGCGCGCAGCACGCCGACACGATCGCGCTGCGCTGCGCCGGCGCGGTGATCGGGCTGACCCGTGTCCTCGGGCCGTTGCCGAAGCTGCTGATCCTCGTCGGCAACGCCGTCACGCCCGGCCGCGGCTTCCCGAGCGGGCCGTTCGCCAACGAGGCGGAGCTGCGCGACCTCGTCGACCTCGCGGAGGAGCGCCAGGTCATCGAGGAGGGCGAGCGGGTGATGATCCACTCGGTCATCGAGCTCGGCGACACGCTCGTCCGCGAGGTGATGGTGCCGCGCCCGGACATCGTGTTCATCGAGCGCGGCAAGACCGTCCGCCAGGCCCTCTCGCTCGCGCTGCGCTCCGGCTTCTCCCGCATCCCCGTCATCGGCGACTCCGCCGACGACGTGCTCGGCGTCGCCTACCTCAAGGACCTGGTCCGCCGCTCGCAGGAGGGGAAGGACGAGGCGAAGGTGGAGGAGTGCGCGCGGGCGGCGACGTTCGTGCCGGACTCGAAGCCGGTGGACGAGCTGCTCCGCGAGATGCAGGCCGGCCAGATCCACATCGCGGTCGTCATCGACGAGTACGGCGGCACCGCCGGCATCGTCACCATCGAGGACATCCTCGAGGAGATCGTCGGCGAGATCGCCGACGAGTACGACCGGGAGGTGCCGCCGGTCGAGCGCGTCTCCGACGACTGCGTCCGCGTCACCGCGCGGCTGCCGATCGACGAGGTCAACGAGCTGTTCGACGTGACGCTGGAGTTCGAGGACGTGGAGACCGTCGGCGGCCTGCTCGCCGCCGAGCTCGGCCGGGTGCCGATCCCGGGCGCGACCGTCACGCTGGAGGGGCTGACGTTCGTCGCGGAGTCGGCGAAGGGCCGCCGCAACCGCATCGGCACCGTGCTCATCACCCGGCGCGCGTGA
- the orn gene encoding oligoribonuclease has translation MIDRLVWIDLEMTGLDPARDVILEIATLITDSELQPVAEGLDIVVHQPREALDGMVDVVRDMHAKSGLTDAVLASTVSLAEAEAAVLDLVRAHVPEPRAVPLCGNSIATDRTFIVAHMPALDAWLHYRMIDVSSIKELARRWYPKAYHHAPQKAGGHRALADIQESVEELRYYRSAIFAPPPSAPADNSAAEPPAVP, from the coding sequence ATGATCGACCGGCTGGTGTGGATCGACCTGGAGATGACCGGGCTCGACCCGGCGCGCGACGTGATCCTCGAGATCGCCACGCTCATCACGGACTCCGAGCTCCAGCCCGTTGCCGAGGGCCTCGACATCGTCGTCCACCAGCCGCGCGAGGCCCTCGACGGCATGGTCGACGTCGTGCGCGACATGCACGCGAAGTCCGGCCTCACCGACGCCGTGCTGGCGTCCACCGTGTCCCTCGCCGAGGCCGAGGCCGCCGTGCTCGACCTCGTGCGCGCCCACGTCCCCGAGCCGCGCGCCGTTCCCCTGTGCGGCAACTCCATCGCCACCGACCGGACGTTCATCGTCGCCCACATGCCGGCGCTCGACGCGTGGCTGCACTACCGGATGATCGACGTCTCCTCGATCAAGGAGCTGGCCCGCCGGTGGTACCCGAAGGCGTACCACCACGCGCCGCAGAAGGCCGGCGGCCACCGCGCCCTCGCCGACATCCAGGAGTCCGTCGAGGAGCTGCGCTACTACCGCTCGGCGATCTTCGCGCCGCCGCCGTCCGCGCCCGCCGACAACTCGGCGGCCGAGCCGCCCGCCGTGCCGTAG
- a CDS encoding CrcB family protein, protein MIVLAIALGAAVGAPARYLLDGWVGRRGGLPWGTFAVNVLGSLVLGLLAGRHPGTGTEALVGTGFCGAFTTWSTLSWETVRLAADGAYAKAAATMLGSLAGGLAVAAAAVALTA, encoded by the coding sequence GTGATCGTGCTCGCGATCGCGCTCGGCGCGGCCGTCGGCGCCCCGGCGCGCTACCTGCTCGACGGGTGGGTGGGGCGGCGCGGCGGCCTGCCGTGGGGGACGTTCGCGGTCAACGTCCTGGGCTCGCTGGTGCTCGGCCTGCTGGCCGGGCGGCACCCCGGGACGGGGACGGAGGCGCTGGTGGGGACCGGCTTCTGCGGGGCGTTCACGACGTGGAGCACCCTGTCGTGGGAGACGGTGCGGCTGGCGGCGGACGGCGCGTACGCGAAGGCCGCGGCGACGATGCTCGGCAGCCTCGCGGGGGGCCTCGCCGTCGCCGCCGCGGCGGTCGCGCTCACGGCGTAG
- a CDS encoding CrcB family protein, whose protein sequence is MLAAVSAGGVLGALARYGVGLAVAAPRGGFPLATFFVNTSGCLALGLLLVLVVETWPPARYVRAFAAVGFVASYTTFSALVVQAVLLARDGRGGTAAAYVAATVAAGLLATAAGIAAGRALAGRRSP, encoded by the coding sequence GTGCTCGCGGCGGTGTCGGCGGGCGGGGTGCTCGGCGCGCTGGCACGCTACGGCGTCGGCCTCGCGGTGGCGGCGCCGCGCGGCGGCTTCCCGCTGGCGACGTTCTTCGTCAACACGTCCGGCTGCCTCGCGCTCGGCCTGCTGCTCGTGCTGGTCGTGGAGACGTGGCCGCCGGCGCGGTACGTGCGGGCGTTCGCGGCGGTGGGGTTCGTCGCGTCGTACACGACGTTCAGCGCGCTCGTGGTGCAGGCGGTGCTGCTGGCGCGCGACGGCCGCGGCGGGACGGCGGCGGCGTACGTCGCCGCGACCGTGGCGGCTGGGCTGCTGGCGACGGCCGCGGGGATCGCCGCCGGGCGCGCGCTCGCGGGACGGCGGTCGCCGTGA
- a CDS encoding helicase HerA-like domain-containing protein: protein MSDEFAKQVGEAYAFTGAALELGALVTGNEAHPDTRIRMPLSMLNRHGLVAGATGTGKTKTLQLMAEQLSAAGVPCFLADIKGDVSGMAAPGVPGDRIATRSRDVGDEWAPAAFPVEFLSIGGVGTGAAVRATMTGFGPQLLAKVLGLNDVQESSLGLVFHYADRAGLPLLDLKDLRAVISFLVSEEGKAELQGLGGLSSSTAGVLLRELVALEDQGAGVFFGEPEFDTADLLRVTPDGRGVVSVMELQGLQDRPAVFSTFLMWLLADLFHDLPEVGDLDKPKLVFFFDEAHLLFDDASKGFLDAVAQTVRLIRSKGVGVFFVTQTPKDVPADVLAQLGNRIQHALRAFTPQDAKALKATVGTFPRTEEYDLEELLTQLGIGEAVVTILSERGAPTPVAWTRLRAPRSLMAQLDPAQQQSLVAASPVAQRYATAIDRESAYERLAARLAPPPEAPAARPEPEPRAKKEKHHAEAAAAGGVMGALGGFLGSSMGRSMSRSIGSAIGREITRSIFGTARRRRR, encoded by the coding sequence GTGTCGGACGAGTTCGCGAAGCAGGTAGGGGAGGCGTACGCGTTCACGGGCGCGGCGCTGGAGCTCGGTGCGCTGGTCACCGGCAACGAGGCGCACCCGGACACGCGCATCCGGATGCCGCTGTCGATGCTGAACCGCCACGGTCTCGTCGCCGGCGCGACCGGCACCGGCAAGACGAAGACGTTGCAGCTCATGGCCGAGCAGCTCTCCGCCGCCGGCGTCCCGTGCTTCCTCGCCGACATCAAGGGCGACGTGTCCGGCATGGCCGCGCCCGGCGTGCCCGGCGACCGCATCGCGACGCGGTCGCGCGACGTCGGCGACGAGTGGGCGCCCGCGGCGTTCCCGGTGGAGTTCCTCTCCATCGGCGGCGTCGGTACCGGCGCCGCCGTGCGCGCCACGATGACCGGCTTCGGCCCGCAGCTCCTCGCCAAGGTGCTCGGCCTCAACGACGTGCAGGAGTCCAGCCTCGGCCTCGTCTTCCACTACGCCGACCGGGCCGGCCTGCCGCTGCTCGACCTCAAGGACCTGCGCGCGGTCATCTCGTTCCTCGTCAGCGAGGAGGGGAAGGCCGAGCTGCAAGGGCTCGGCGGCCTGTCGTCGTCGACCGCGGGCGTGCTGCTGCGCGAGCTGGTCGCGCTGGAGGACCAGGGCGCGGGCGTGTTCTTCGGCGAGCCGGAGTTCGACACGGCCGACCTGCTCCGCGTCACCCCCGACGGCCGCGGCGTCGTCTCCGTCATGGAGCTCCAGGGGCTCCAGGACCGGCCCGCCGTCTTCTCGACGTTCCTCATGTGGCTGCTCGCCGACCTGTTCCACGACCTGCCCGAGGTCGGCGACCTCGACAAGCCGAAGCTGGTGTTCTTCTTCGACGAGGCGCACCTGCTCTTCGACGACGCGAGCAAGGGGTTCCTCGACGCGGTCGCGCAGACCGTGCGGCTGATCCGCAGCAAGGGCGTCGGCGTGTTCTTCGTGACGCAGACGCCGAAGGACGTGCCGGCCGACGTGCTCGCCCAGCTCGGCAACCGCATCCAGCACGCGCTGCGCGCGTTCACGCCGCAGGACGCGAAGGCGTTGAAGGCGACGGTCGGCACGTTCCCGCGGACCGAGGAGTACGACCTCGAGGAGCTGCTCACCCAGCTCGGCATCGGCGAGGCCGTCGTCACGATCCTCTCCGAACGCGGCGCCCCGACGCCGGTCGCGTGGACGCGGCTGCGGGCGCCGCGGTCGTTGATGGCGCAGCTCGACCCGGCGCAGCAGCAGTCGCTCGTCGCGGCCTCGCCGGTCGCGCAGCGGTACGCGACCGCGATCGACCGGGAGTCGGCGTACGAGCGGCTCGCCGCCCGGCTCGCGCCGCCGCCGGAGGCGCCCGCGGCGCGGCCCGAGCCGGAGCCGCGCGCGAAGAAGGAGAAGCACCACGCCGAGGCCGCAGCGGCGGGCGGCGTGATGGGCGCGCTCGGCGGCTTCCTCGGCTCGTCCATGGGGCGGTCGATGAGCCGGTCCATCGGCAGCGCGATCGGCCGGGAGATCACCCGCAGCATCTTCGGCACCGCCCGCCGCCGCCGACGCTGA
- a CDS encoding cysteine dioxygenase family protein: MTHQNETFQRVPAHLALDSLPGDRVVRLLVTGQGTVVVTDPDAAAFTVTVAASEARGAEAFRWTVDADGVRLSRRRASRWTDVVDVPGAGIDPDPLCEYWFSIDSHNRALMYGKGEMRLNTKLARYALDAPPKGKADPYAWLAQVETVRVEGGVADAADLWRDPVVVDPPMRVVPDSAMTMEDAATGAVTVAANLTPTCQVLYANVAGPAFTLDTPDFPDFGRAIKESIDDPDGWCYRTLKAKADEFGKPDPQMTYLRITLGLNQGESPGVPFVMEIWPSGHYSPIHNHGGADAVIKVLHGEIHVSLFAMLSPHHTEPFGQVSFAKDEVTWISARLNQVHQLRNDGTEPCITIQCYLYAESNLTHYPYFDYLDQADIGHFDPNSDMDFLAFKQLMRDEQAARARRPLRAAAPVPRPLLVADRVGIRGPVGPAR; encoded by the coding sequence ATGACGCATCAGAACGAGACGTTCCAACGGGTCCCGGCCCACCTCGCGCTCGACTCGCTGCCCGGCGACCGGGTGGTCCGGCTGCTCGTCACGGGGCAGGGCACGGTGGTCGTGACCGACCCGGACGCGGCGGCGTTCACGGTCACGGTGGCGGCGTCGGAGGCGCGCGGCGCGGAGGCGTTCCGCTGGACCGTCGACGCGGACGGCGTACGGCTGAGCCGCCGCCGGGCGAGCCGGTGGACCGACGTGGTCGACGTCCCCGGCGCGGGCATCGACCCGGACCCGCTCTGCGAGTACTGGTTCAGCATCGACAGCCACAACCGCGCGCTGATGTACGGCAAGGGCGAGATGCGGCTGAACACCAAGCTCGCGCGGTACGCGCTCGACGCGCCGCCGAAGGGCAAGGCGGACCCGTACGCGTGGCTCGCGCAGGTGGAGACGGTGCGCGTCGAGGGCGGCGTCGCGGACGCCGCCGACCTGTGGCGCGACCCGGTCGTGGTCGACCCGCCGATGCGCGTCGTGCCCGACTCGGCGATGACGATGGAGGACGCCGCGACCGGCGCCGTCACCGTCGCCGCGAACCTCACGCCGACCTGCCAGGTCCTCTACGCCAACGTCGCCGGCCCGGCGTTCACGCTGGACACGCCGGACTTCCCGGACTTCGGGCGGGCGATCAAGGAGAGCATCGACGACCCGGACGGCTGGTGCTACCGGACGCTGAAGGCGAAGGCCGACGAGTTCGGCAAGCCGGACCCGCAGATGACGTACCTGCGGATCACGCTGGGACTCAACCAGGGCGAGTCGCCGGGCGTGCCGTTCGTCATGGAGATCTGGCCGAGCGGGCACTACTCGCCGATCCACAACCACGGCGGCGCCGACGCGGTCATCAAGGTGCTGCACGGCGAGATCCACGTGAGCCTGTTCGCGATGCTCTCGCCGCACCACACGGAGCCGTTCGGACAGGTGTCGTTCGCGAAGGACGAGGTGACCTGGATCTCGGCGCGGCTCAACCAGGTGCACCAGCTCAGGAACGACGGCACCGAGCCGTGCATCACGATCCAGTGCTACCTGTACGCCGAGAGCAACCTCACCCACTACCCGTACTTCGACTACCTGGACCAGGCGGACATCGGCCACTTCGACCCGAACTCCGACATGGACTTCCTGGCGTTCAAGCAGCTCATGCGCGACGAGCAGGCGGCCCGGGCGCGCCGGCCGTTGCGGGCGGCGGCGCCGGTGCCGCGGCCGCTGCTGGTGGCGGACCGGGTCGGCATCCGCGGGCCGGTCGGCCCCGCCCGCTGA
- a CDS encoding carboxypeptidase regulatory-like domain-containing protein, translating into MLAAAPGVASASGATVSGRVADTGGTPLADVCVGLVSSAVNGTPVATARTGADGTYGVTAPAGSYYVRFADCGDRDLVTRYWPNAPYRYNATVVTLADGQQRTGVDGTMPRGGAMSGTVRNTAGEPIANASVDLRPVSDGSIPYPIDTDLRTDAQGHWLARGLPAAKYRLAFYGYNTYTGVLYGDTPDAAQSPDVEVTAGAEHTGVDATLPRPATIAGVVRDDQGNPYPKQCVRATPGTAQGSLDRYAMTGDDGSYLIDHLAIGTYRVEFSDCTGVTAATWYPNATTAGAATPIAVTEAAHVTGIDGALTPGLSITGTVRGPDGNPIAGVSAIVYDGITGMFTGRQGWTDADGHYRVTGLRGTVYKLQFGNCCQDEDLVTRWWPDAQTRETALPVSLVAGVSLTDVDMALPRGGRISGTVRDENGDPVPDVCASASHVLSGQGGAARTGLDGTYVIRALDYGSYRVSFRSCHGGNVAPAYYRGTDDPATGELVTVELEQETAGVDQVVHPGGTITGRVTDASGAPIAQVCVWPESASAHLPPTGANTDDDGRYTITGLAPHDDYRVRFSDCFVRPGRYVPVWNDGAAEYEDAPSLAVTSGTTLTADATMVRGGSASGTVYDQFGLPLYGVCVNVNATDSPSGGMWHTGQDGTFSVGGLRPGTYKALFYDCGAGVVSSVWAPGVLLESQARVFEVRAGEDTPGVDTTITVVTTPTAPVGVAVSPGDGSAKVTWQPPADDGHSPLTAFEVRNAQGTVVASTSATARTATLTGLTNGTTYSFTVNAVNAKGAGDSSAAVSVLPRPVPRLSATVPASVVSGSYSVVKGRLTTPAGAGVAGARLDLYGRRKGSTAAMVRLGGTTTTSTGTYAVTIHPPYPMEYSVRFAGMTALAPVSAARSLAVSPRVTLATSGRAVAVTVSPAAGGGTARLQAWRSTGWVNVLSAALPSTGRVAFRAPTGGLYRVVVTRTGWATGVSGSVRLA; encoded by the coding sequence GTGTTGGCCGCGGCGCCGGGCGTCGCGTCCGCGTCGGGCGCGACCGTGTCCGGCCGCGTCGCCGACACGGGAGGCACGCCGCTCGCGGACGTCTGCGTCGGGCTCGTGAGCAGCGCCGTCAACGGCACCCCGGTCGCGACCGCGCGGACGGGCGCCGACGGCACGTACGGCGTCACGGCGCCGGCCGGCTCGTACTACGTGCGGTTCGCCGACTGCGGCGACCGCGACCTGGTGACGCGGTACTGGCCGAACGCGCCGTACCGCTACAACGCGACCGTCGTCACGCTGGCGGACGGGCAGCAGCGGACTGGCGTGGACGGGACGATGCCGCGCGGCGGCGCGATGTCCGGCACGGTGCGCAACACCGCCGGCGAGCCCATCGCGAACGCGAGCGTGGACCTGCGCCCGGTGAGCGACGGGAGCATCCCGTACCCGATCGACACGGACCTGCGGACGGACGCGCAGGGCCACTGGCTGGCGCGCGGCCTGCCCGCCGCGAAGTACCGGCTCGCGTTCTACGGCTACAACACCTACACGGGCGTCCTCTACGGCGACACGCCGGACGCGGCGCAGTCGCCCGACGTGGAGGTGACGGCGGGCGCGGAGCACACGGGTGTGGACGCGACGCTGCCGCGGCCGGCGACGATCGCGGGCGTCGTCCGCGACGACCAGGGCAACCCGTACCCGAAGCAGTGCGTGCGCGCGACGCCGGGCACGGCGCAGGGCAGCCTCGACCGCTACGCCATGACCGGCGACGACGGCTCCTACCTCATCGACCACCTGGCCATCGGCACGTACCGGGTGGAGTTCTCCGACTGCACCGGCGTCACCGCCGCGACCTGGTACCCGAACGCCACCACGGCCGGCGCCGCGACCCCGATCGCGGTCACGGAGGCCGCGCACGTCACCGGCATCGACGGCGCGCTCACGCCTGGCCTGTCGATCACGGGCACGGTGCGCGGCCCGGACGGGAACCCGATCGCGGGTGTCAGCGCGATCGTCTACGACGGCATCACCGGCATGTTCACGGGCCGCCAGGGGTGGACCGACGCGGACGGGCACTACCGGGTGACGGGGCTGCGCGGCACGGTCTACAAGCTCCAGTTCGGCAACTGCTGCCAGGACGAGGACCTGGTGACGCGGTGGTGGCCGGACGCGCAGACGCGCGAGACCGCCCTGCCGGTGAGCCTGGTCGCGGGCGTCAGCCTCACCGACGTCGACATGGCGCTGCCGCGCGGCGGGCGCATCAGCGGCACGGTGCGCGACGAGAACGGCGACCCGGTGCCGGACGTGTGCGCCTCCGCGTCGCACGTGCTCAGCGGCCAGGGCGGCGCGGCGCGCACCGGCCTGGACGGCACCTACGTGATCCGGGCGCTGGACTACGGCTCGTACCGGGTGTCGTTCCGGTCCTGCCACGGCGGCAACGTCGCCCCCGCGTACTACCGCGGCACCGACGACCCGGCGACGGGCGAGCTGGTCACGGTCGAGCTGGAGCAGGAGACCGCGGGCGTCGACCAGGTCGTCCACCCCGGCGGCACGATCACCGGCCGGGTCACCGACGCCAGCGGCGCACCGATCGCGCAGGTCTGCGTCTGGCCGGAGTCGGCGAGCGCGCACCTGCCGCCGACCGGCGCGAACACCGACGACGACGGCCGGTACACGATCACCGGTCTGGCGCCGCACGACGACTACCGGGTGCGGTTCAGCGACTGCTTCGTGCGGCCGGGCCGGTACGTGCCGGTCTGGAACGACGGCGCCGCCGAGTACGAGGACGCCCCGTCGCTGGCGGTGACCAGCGGCACGACGCTGACCGCCGACGCGACGATGGTGCGCGGCGGCAGCGCCAGCGGCACGGTCTACGACCAGTTCGGGCTGCCCCTGTACGGCGTCTGCGTCAACGTCAACGCCACCGACAGCCCGTCGGGCGGGATGTGGCACACCGGCCAGGACGGCACGTTCTCCGTCGGCGGGCTGCGGCCCGGCACGTACAAGGCGCTGTTCTACGACTGCGGCGCGGGCGTGGTGTCGTCGGTGTGGGCGCCGGGCGTCCTGCTCGAGTCGCAGGCGCGGGTGTTCGAGGTGCGCGCCGGCGAGGACACACCCGGCGTCGACACGACCATCACCGTCGTCACGACGCCGACGGCTCCCGTCGGTGTGGCGGTCTCCCCCGGCGACGGCAGCGCGAAGGTCACCTGGCAGCCACCGGCGGACGACGGCCACAGCCCGCTCACGGCGTTCGAGGTCCGCAACGCGCAGGGCACCGTCGTGGCGAGCACGTCGGCCACCGCCCGCACCGCGACACTGACCGGGCTGACCAACGGCACGACGTACTCGTTCACGGTCAACGCCGTCAACGCCAAGGGCGCCGGCGACTCCTCGGCCGCCGTGTCGGTGCTGCCGCGGCCGGTGCCGCGGCTGTCGGCGACCGTCCCGGCGAGCGTCGTCTCCGGCTCGTACAGCGTGGTCAAGGGCCGGCTGACGACGCCCGCCGGCGCGGGCGTGGCGGGCGCGCGGCTGGACCTGTACGGGCGGCGCAAGGGCTCGACTGCGGCGATGGTCCGCCTCGGCGGAACGACGACGACATCCACCGGCACGTACGCCGTGACGATCCACCCGCCGTACCCGATGGAGTACTCGGTGCGCTTCGCCGGCATGACGGCGCTCGCGCCGGTGTCGGCGGCGCGGTCGCTCGCGGTGTCGCCGCGGGTGACGCTCGCGACGTCCGGCCGGGCCGTCGCGGTCACCGTCTCGCCCGCCGCGGGCGGCGGCACGGCGCGGCTCCAGGCCTGGCGCAGCACCGGCTGGGTCAACGTCCTCTCGGCGGCGCTGCCGTCGACGGGACGGGTGGCGTTCCGCGCGCCGACCGGCGGGCTCTACCGTGTCGTCGTCACCCGCACCGGCTGGGCGACCGGCGTCAGCGGATCCGTCCGCCTCGCCTGA
- a CDS encoding flavodoxin domain-containing protein: MDETSGRVLVAYGSKHGSVREVAEAVADLLRLHGLAVDVRDARDVREVSRYATVVLGGALYTGRWHPAARRLLKRLRSRLDERDLAVFAMGPRTLEPADVAASRAQLDAALARAPELSPRWVAVFGGVVRPEELRFPFNRMPACDARDWAAVRAWAAEVATTCAAGTARREPSHA, translated from the coding sequence ATGGACGAGACGTCGGGACGCGTGCTGGTGGCGTACGGCTCGAAGCACGGGTCGGTGCGCGAGGTGGCGGAGGCGGTCGCGGACCTGCTGCGGCTGCACGGGCTGGCGGTGGACGTGCGCGACGCGCGCGACGTCCGCGAGGTGTCGCGGTACGCGACGGTGGTGCTGGGCGGCGCGCTCTACACGGGGCGGTGGCACCCGGCCGCGCGGCGGCTGCTGAAGCGGCTGCGGTCCCGGCTCGACGAGCGCGACCTCGCGGTCTTCGCGATGGGGCCGCGGACGCTGGAGCCGGCCGACGTCGCCGCGTCGCGCGCGCAGCTCGACGCCGCGCTGGCGCGCGCGCCGGAGCTCTCGCCGCGCTGGGTTGCGGTCTTCGGCGGCGTGGTCCGCCCGGAGGAGCTGCGGTTCCCGTTCAACCGGATGCCCGCCTGCGACGCCCGCGACTGGGCCGCCGTCCGCGCCTGGGCCGCCGAGGTCGCGACCACCTGCGCCGCGGGCACCGCACGGCGGGAGCCCAGCCATGCCTGA
- a CDS encoding response regulator transcription factor — MPDAVTVFLVDDHEVVRLGVRDLLGSDPGIVVVGEAGTVADALARVPALRPDVAVVDVRLPDGDGVTLCRDLRSAQPGLRVLMLTSFADDEALYDSILAGAAGYVLKRIHGDDLVAAVRTVGYGGSLLDPHVTGRVLERLRHPPRRDPRLAGLTEQERRVLDLLTDGLTNRQIAGEMFLAEKTVKNYVSSIFAKLGLQRRAQAAVYGAAVRERSRRAQAPV, encoded by the coding sequence ATGCCTGACGCCGTCACGGTGTTCCTCGTGGACGACCACGAGGTGGTCCGCCTCGGCGTCCGCGACCTGCTGGGCAGCGACCCGGGGATCGTGGTCGTCGGCGAGGCCGGCACGGTCGCGGACGCGCTCGCGCGCGTCCCCGCGTTGCGGCCCGACGTCGCGGTGGTCGACGTCCGCCTGCCCGACGGCGACGGCGTCACGCTCTGCCGCGACCTGCGCTCCGCCCAGCCGGGGCTGCGGGTGCTGATGCTGACGTCGTTCGCCGACGACGAGGCGCTCTACGACTCGATCCTCGCCGGGGCCGCGGGCTACGTGCTCAAGCGCATCCACGGCGACGACCTGGTCGCGGCGGTCCGCACCGTCGGCTACGGCGGCTCGCTGCTCGACCCGCACGTCACCGGCCGCGTCCTCGAACGGCTGCGCCACCCACCGCGCCGCGACCCGCGGCTGGCCGGGCTCACCGAGCAGGAGCGCCGGGTGCTCGACCTGCTCACCGACGGCCTGACGAACCGCCAGATCGCCGGCGAGATGTTCCTCGCGGAGAAGACCGTGAAGAACTACGTGTCGAGCATCTTCGCCAAGCTCGGCCTGCAACGCCGCGCCCAGGCCGCCGTCTACGGCGCGGCGGTGCGCGAGCGCTCGCGGCGCGCGCAGGCGCCCGTCTGA